The Streptomyces europaeiscabiei genome window below encodes:
- a CDS encoding TetR/AcrR family transcriptional regulator produces MTSVEEPARPNGRIRDAARTKAEILDVATKEFARSGFAGARVDEIAARTRTTKRMIYYYFGGKEQLFTAVLERAYSVIRQTEQELDVEHLDPVAAIRRLAEVTFDHHEAHPDFIRLVSIENIHEAEHIASSEMLGKIGSPALDVIRRILESGQKSGLFTADVDAVDLHAMISAFCFFRVANRHTFGALFGRDLVDPGRREHYRQMLGDMVITYLTADRAAD; encoded by the coding sequence ATGACCAGCGTCGAAGAACCGGCACGACCGAACGGGCGCATCCGTGACGCCGCCCGCACCAAGGCCGAGATTCTCGACGTCGCGACCAAGGAGTTCGCGCGTTCCGGGTTCGCCGGTGCCCGGGTCGACGAGATCGCCGCCCGGACCCGCACCACAAAGCGGATGATCTACTACTACTTCGGCGGCAAGGAGCAGCTGTTCACCGCCGTGCTGGAGCGGGCGTACTCCGTGATCCGGCAGACGGAGCAGGAGCTGGACGTCGAACATCTGGACCCGGTCGCGGCCATCCGCCGGCTCGCCGAGGTGACGTTCGACCACCACGAGGCCCACCCCGACTTCATCCGCCTGGTGAGCATCGAGAACATCCACGAGGCCGAGCACATCGCCTCCTCCGAGATGCTCGGCAAGATCGGCTCGCCCGCACTGGACGTGATCCGCCGGATCCTGGAGTCGGGCCAGAAGTCGGGCCTGTTCACGGCGGACGTCGACGCCGTCGACCTGCACGCGATGATCAGCGCGTTCTGCTTCTTCCGCGTCGCCAACCGGCACACCTTCGGCGCCCTCTTCGGCCGCGACCTGGTCGACCCCGGCAGGCGCGAGCACTATCGCCAGATGCTGGGCGACATGGTGATCACCTACCTGACGGCGGACCGCGCGGCGGACTGA
- a CDS encoding MFS transporter: protein MSVPAAPPGQPKKAATAAWIGSALEYYDFFIYGSAAALIFPTVFFDESDPATATLLSLGTFGVAYAARPIGALFLGHFGDRLGRKKIMVFTLILMGVSTFLIGCLPTRDQVGTLAPVLLVLCRVLQGISAAGEQASANSMTLEHAPSDRRGFFTSFTLSGTQGGQLLATLVFIPIAALPEDQLLSWGWRVPFWMSIAVAVVGYVIRRTLEETPAFTAQTESEGVAKLPLAILLREHWADVLRVIAGALVASVSTIFTVWALAYGTSESVGLSRSSMLWVGALANLVALGAIPLWATLSDRIGRRPVFAIGAAGSAVMMFAYLWAISTGSYPLVLILGIVTFGVVYSAANGIWPSFYGEMFSTRVRLSGMAIGTQIGFAVAGFAVTFAAQIAGPDGDDWFAVALFTTALCIPPVVAALTARETHKVPTELLGVRTPREKNDRERVAA, encoded by the coding sequence GTGTCCGTCCCCGCCGCACCTCCGGGCCAGCCCAAGAAGGCCGCCACGGCCGCCTGGATCGGCAGCGCCCTGGAGTACTACGACTTCTTCATCTACGGCAGCGCCGCCGCCCTGATCTTCCCGACGGTCTTCTTCGACGAGTCCGATCCGGCCACCGCGACCCTGCTGTCGCTGGGCACGTTCGGTGTCGCGTACGCGGCACGGCCGATCGGCGCGCTGTTCCTCGGGCACTTCGGGGACCGGCTGGGCCGCAAGAAGATCATGGTCTTCACGCTGATCCTGATGGGTGTGTCGACGTTCCTGATCGGCTGCCTGCCCACCCGCGACCAGGTCGGCACCCTCGCCCCGGTCCTCCTGGTGCTCTGCCGTGTCCTGCAGGGCATCTCGGCGGCCGGTGAGCAGGCCAGCGCCAACTCCATGACGCTGGAACACGCGCCGTCGGACCGGCGCGGCTTCTTCACCAGCTTCACCCTCAGCGGCACCCAGGGCGGGCAGCTGCTCGCCACCCTGGTCTTCATCCCGATCGCCGCGCTCCCCGAGGACCAGCTGCTGTCCTGGGGCTGGCGCGTCCCGTTCTGGATGAGCATCGCGGTCGCCGTCGTCGGCTACGTCATCCGCCGCACGCTGGAGGAGACCCCGGCCTTCACCGCGCAGACCGAGTCCGAGGGCGTCGCCAAGCTGCCGCTGGCCATCCTCCTGCGCGAGCACTGGGCGGACGTGCTGCGGGTGATCGCGGGCGCGCTGGTCGCCTCGGTCTCCACGATCTTCACCGTGTGGGCGCTGGCGTACGGCACGAGCGAGTCGGTGGGTCTGTCCCGTTCGTCCATGCTGTGGGTGGGCGCGCTCGCCAACCTGGTCGCGCTCGGCGCGATCCCGCTGTGGGCCACGCTCTCCGACCGCATCGGCCGCCGCCCGGTGTTCGCGATCGGCGCGGCCGGCAGCGCGGTGATGATGTTCGCCTACCTGTGGGCGATCTCCACCGGCTCCTACCCGCTGGTCCTGATCCTGGGCATCGTCACCTTCGGTGTCGTCTACAGCGCCGCGAACGGCATCTGGCCCTCTTTCTACGGCGAGATGTTCTCCACCCGGGTCCGCCTGTCCGGCATGGCCATCGGCACCCAGATCGGCTTCGCGGTCGCCGGTTTCGCGGTCACCTTCGCCGCGCAGATCGCCGGCCCGGACGGCGACGACTGGTTCGCCGTGGCCCTCTTCACCACGGCCCTGTGCATCCCTCCGGTCGTCGCCGCGCTCACCGCCCGCGAGACCCACAAGGTCCCGACCGAGCTCCTCGGTGTCCGCACCCCGCGCGAGAAGAACGACCGGGAGCGCGTCGCGGCCTGA